One window of the Bacillota bacterium genome contains the following:
- a CDS encoding thiamine diphosphokinase encodes MGSKGSGRRLADTIIYAAWNGVGVSTSRVDVPHGARVICADAGVEACLALGLVPDIIVGDMDSVSTDVLVRAEALGAKVVRFPAHKDETDLELALLEAARLEARVVDIHGAVGGRIDHTMANMDLGFRFTRLGLDIRVCGDWGEALFLSGQVRCVELVGNPGDTVSLMPWTERASGVCTWGLEYPLNEEDLRRGYTRGVSNRMIGEAAGVSVRVGDLLVIHLA; translated from the coding sequence TTGGGGAGCAAAGGATCTGGCCGGCGCCTAGCCGACACCATCATCTATGCTGCATGGAACGGTGTCGGCGTTTCGACGTCTCGCGTGGATGTGCCCCACGGAGCTCGAGTCATCTGCGCAGATGCCGGGGTGGAGGCCTGCCTCGCCCTCGGCCTAGTCCCGGATATCATTGTTGGAGACATGGACTCAGTGAGCACGGATGTCCTTGTCCGGGCAGAGGCTCTCGGAGCAAAGGTGGTCCGCTTCCCTGCGCACAAGGATGAGACCGACCTGGAGCTCGCCCTCTTGGAGGCGGCTCGCCTGGAGGCCCGTGTAGTGGACATCCACGGTGCCGTGGGGGGCCGGATCGATCACACTATGGCCAACATGGACCTGGGATTCCGGTTCACCCGCCTTGGTCTCGATATACGAGTCTGTGGTGACTGGGGTGAGGCACTGTTTCTTTCGGGGCAGGTTCGGTGTGTTGAGCTTGTCGGGAATCCAGGAGACACGGTCTCACTCATGCCCTGGACAGAAAGGGCGTCGGGCGTATGCACCTGGGGCCTGGAGTATCCCCTCAACGAAGAGGACCTTCGCCGCGGGTACACGAGAGGGGTGTCAAACCGGATGATTGGGGAAGCGGCAGGCGTCAGTGTGCGTGTGGGAGACCTCCTGGTGATACACCTGGCATGA
- the spoVT gene encoding stage V sporulation protein T — MRVKATGIVRRIDDLGRVVIPKEIRRTLRIREGDPLEIFTDREGEVILKKYSPVADLGEFAQEYADSLYEGTGHIALIADQDEIVAVSGAPKKGFIERRITEHVEEIMRSRKPFLSNTPNDKPPIEDLEFSSQVVSPIIVEGDIAGAVMLVSREGKTMGELELKLTETAAGFLAKQLSQ; from the coding sequence ATGCGCGTGAAAGCGACAGGGATTGTCCGGCGTATAGACGACCTTGGGCGGGTAGTGATACCAAAGGAGATTCGTAGGACCCTCCGAATACGAGAGGGTGATCCGCTTGAGATATTCACTGACCGTGAAGGCGAGGTCATTCTGAAGAAGTACTCGCCAGTGGCCGATCTGGGCGAGTTCGCCCAGGAGTACGCGGACTCGCTCTACGAAGGGACAGGGCACATTGCCCTCATCGCTGATCAGGACGAGATAGTCGCGGTGAGCGGAGCACCCAAGAAGGGCTTCATTGAGAGAAGGATCACCGAGCACGTCGAGGAGATTATGCGAAGCCGAAAACCCTTCCTCTCGAACACCCCAAACGACAAGCCTCCAATAGAGGATCTGGAGTTCTCCAGTCAGGTCGTGTCTCCCATAATAGTGGAAGGCGACATAGCGGGTGCGGTCATGCTGGTGTCGCGAGAGGGCAAGACCATGGGAGAGCTCGAGCTGAAACTGACAGAGACTGCCGCAGGATTCCTGGCCAAGCAACTCAGTCAGTGA